A single genomic interval of Spirosoma linguale DSM 74 harbors:
- a CDS encoding PAS/PAC sensor signal transduction histidine kinase (KEGG: pna:Pnap_0091 PAS/PAC sensor hybrid histidine kinase~TIGRFAM: PAS sensor protein~PFAM: ATP-binding region ATPase domain protein; PAS fold-3 domain protein; PAS fold domain protein; PAS fold-4 domain protein; histidine kinase A domain protein~SMART: ATP-binding region ATPase domain protein; histidine kinase A domain protein; PAC repeat-containing protein; PAS domain containing protein): MGALTRQYDWSKTSLGTPDHWPQSLRATLSIILNARFPMFLWWGSELIQFYNDAYRPSLDQNGKHPTALGQKGPDCWPETWSTIYPLIRQVLDGEEAPWGEDQLIPIYRNGKLENTRWTFSYSPVKDESGKVAGVLVTCFETTQKVQGFNRLQASEQRFQQLVQKASVGIAVLSGPDLNIEIVNEAYAQLVGRRPDSLQGNRFFDVVPEARPDLSPFIEHVKRTGECLYRYDHPYVSVVEGSKKEGYVNLTVQPYKEPDDTISGIILLCQDVTGQVLSRQDLEASEAKFRTLIEQAPVATCLFVGPEMRIDLANESMITFFGQGPSIVGKPIREVLKRPVDTPAIQLLDNVFTTGKSFDAKEAPADLVINGVPGTYYFDISLKPLRNAAGEIYAVLEMAVEVTQEVLARKQRLESEAYFRRLTDAVPAIMWETQPDGYCTYLNKQWHETTGQTTDEAQGFGWLDATHPDDKAETSRVFLEANQNQASFQALYRLRQRDGQYRWAIDLGSPRFAADGTYAGMIGTVVDVHDQRIARQELAESEARLRTLSTELDLQVQQRTQQLQASIQDLQRSNENLGQFAYVASHDLQEPLRKIQQFGDLLKEQYAETLGGGVNYLDRMQAAAYRMSVLIRDLLAYSRISTRQEANQAVDLNKVVEWALSDLELRIAETGAEIEVQSLPLVLGDASQLGQLFLNLLSNALKFHRPDTVPRIQVRFQTVGAGALPVGITPARAAAAYHQIEVIDNGIGFEGKYIDRIFQVFQRLQGKNQYEGTGIGLAICEKVAANHGGAITATSQPGQGATFSVYLPA; encoded by the coding sequence ATGGGGGCGCTTACCCGACAGTATGACTGGTCAAAGACATCACTGGGTACACCCGACCACTGGCCGCAAAGCCTGCGGGCCACGTTGAGTATTATTCTAAACGCCCGGTTTCCCATGTTTTTGTGGTGGGGATCGGAACTGATTCAGTTTTACAATGATGCTTACCGGCCCAGTTTAGACCAAAACGGTAAACATCCTACTGCCCTCGGCCAGAAAGGACCGGATTGCTGGCCGGAAACATGGTCGACTATTTATCCCCTGATCAGGCAGGTATTGGACGGAGAAGAGGCCCCCTGGGGGGAGGACCAGCTCATTCCCATCTATCGGAACGGAAAGCTTGAAAATACCCGCTGGACATTTAGTTACAGTCCCGTTAAGGATGAGTCCGGCAAGGTAGCAGGTGTGCTGGTTACCTGCTTCGAAACTACCCAGAAAGTGCAGGGCTTCAATCGACTGCAAGCCTCCGAGCAACGTTTTCAGCAACTGGTGCAAAAAGCGTCGGTAGGCATTGCTGTGCTGAGTGGCCCGGACCTGAATATAGAGATCGTTAACGAGGCTTATGCTCAACTCGTTGGGCGCCGTCCGGACAGCTTACAGGGAAACCGCTTTTTCGATGTCGTTCCCGAAGCCCGGCCCGATCTCAGCCCCTTCATTGAGCACGTCAAGCGAACCGGCGAATGCCTGTACCGCTACGATCACCCCTATGTTTCGGTCGTTGAGGGATCGAAAAAGGAAGGTTATGTAAATCTAACCGTTCAGCCTTATAAGGAACCGGACGATACCATTAGCGGGATCATTCTGCTTTGCCAGGATGTGACCGGGCAGGTACTATCCCGACAGGATCTGGAAGCCAGTGAAGCCAAATTTCGCACCCTCATCGAGCAGGCTCCCGTTGCTACCTGCCTGTTCGTAGGTCCCGAAATGCGGATTGACCTTGCCAATGAATCCATGATCACCTTCTTCGGGCAGGGTCCTTCCATTGTGGGCAAACCCATTCGGGAGGTGTTGAAAAGACCGGTAGACACCCCAGCTATCCAGCTCCTGGATAACGTATTTACTACAGGTAAGTCATTTGATGCCAAGGAAGCACCCGCCGATCTGGTTATCAATGGCGTACCCGGAACCTACTATTTTGACATTAGTTTGAAGCCGTTGCGCAATGCCGCTGGCGAAATCTATGCGGTGCTGGAAATGGCCGTTGAGGTGACACAGGAAGTGCTGGCCCGAAAACAACGACTGGAAAGCGAAGCCTACTTTCGCCGGTTGACGGATGCCGTACCCGCCATTATGTGGGAAACGCAGCCCGACGGGTACTGCACCTACCTCAACAAACAGTGGCACGAAACCACCGGCCAGACTACCGACGAAGCCCAGGGGTTTGGCTGGCTCGACGCTACCCACCCCGACGACAAGGCCGAAACGAGTAGAGTCTTCCTTGAGGCTAACCAGAACCAGGCCTCCTTTCAGGCACTCTACCGCTTACGCCAGCGCGATGGGCAGTACCGCTGGGCAATTGACCTGGGTAGTCCCCGCTTTGCAGCAGATGGCACCTATGCCGGGATGATTGGTACCGTGGTCGATGTTCATGACCAGCGGATAGCCCGTCAGGAACTGGCCGAAAGCGAAGCCCGTTTACGGACCCTGTCTACCGAACTGGACTTGCAGGTGCAGCAGCGGACCCAGCAATTACAGGCCTCTATTCAGGATTTACAGCGCTCGAACGAGAACCTCGGGCAGTTTGCCTATGTGGCCTCTCACGATTTGCAGGAGCCCCTGCGCAAGATTCAGCAATTTGGGGATCTGCTGAAAGAACAATATGCCGAAACGCTGGGCGGGGGCGTCAACTACCTCGACCGCATGCAGGCAGCCGCCTACCGAATGTCGGTGCTTATCCGGGATTTGCTGGCGTATTCACGCATTTCTACCCGCCAGGAGGCTAATCAGGCCGTCGACCTGAACAAGGTGGTCGAGTGGGCGCTGAGTGATCTGGAGCTTCGGATAGCGGAAACCGGAGCCGAGATTGAGGTCCAATCGTTACCCCTGGTACTGGGCGACGCGTCGCAGTTAGGCCAACTCTTCCTGAACCTCCTGAGCAATGCCCTAAAGTTCCATCGACCGGATACCGTGCCTCGGATTCAGGTCCGTTTCCAAACGGTCGGGGCGGGTGCCCTGCCGGTTGGCATCACCCCCGCCCGGGCAGCTGCGGCCTATCACCAGATTGAGGTCATCGACAACGGCATTGGTTTCGAAGGGAAGTACATAGACCGTATTTTTCAGGTGTTTCAGCGCCTGCAGGGAAAAAATCAGTACGAGGGTACGGGCATTGGTTTAGCCATCTGCGAGAAGGTGGCGGCCAATCATGGCGGAGCCATTACCGCCACGAGCCAGCCCGGTCAGGGAGCTACCTTCAGCGTCTATCTACCCGCCTGA
- a CDS encoding efflux transporter, RND family, MFP subunit (TIGRFAM: efflux transporter, RND family, MFP subunit~PFAM: secretion protein HlyD family protein~KEGG: mfa:Mfla_0374 secretion protein HlyD), whose protein sequence is MQYYSGILALLTGVLLTGCSSQPEQKQEESAPTIPIIQLSKQEATLDHDYASELEAVQNVEVRARVAGYLDNILVDEGQPVHKGQLLFQLNGTEYQVEVSRAQASLESATAEAQSAEVEMERVKLLVEKKIISPSESKLARAKMETAKAAIDGAKAALNKARFHVSLTSIRAPFDGVINRIPFKRGSLIEEGALLTSISDLRQMYAYFNVSEKEYLAFVKKRHDPNKATVREVELLLADDSIYPYKGKIETTETVFEGNSGTIAFRATFPNPKQLLRHGATGKIRMSTDVDDALLVPQKAVFEVQDKNYVYVIDATNKVKSISFVPSSRVDQFYIVQSGLKAGDRIVYEGIQGLKDGMTIVPKPLAAKSLQALYASAR, encoded by the coding sequence ATGCAGTATTATTCAGGCATACTAGCCCTGTTGACCGGCGTTCTGCTGACCGGTTGTTCGTCTCAACCCGAGCAAAAGCAGGAAGAATCAGCACCGACGATCCCCATTATTCAGCTCAGCAAACAGGAAGCTACCCTCGACCACGACTATGCCAGTGAGCTGGAAGCCGTTCAGAACGTGGAGGTTCGGGCCAGAGTAGCCGGTTATCTGGATAATATACTGGTAGACGAGGGCCAGCCCGTTCATAAAGGTCAACTCCTGTTTCAGCTCAACGGAACGGAGTATCAGGTGGAAGTATCCCGCGCTCAGGCCAGTCTCGAAAGCGCTACCGCCGAAGCCCAATCGGCGGAGGTAGAAATGGAGCGGGTGAAGCTGCTCGTGGAAAAAAAGATCATCTCTCCTTCCGAATCCAAACTCGCCCGGGCCAAGATGGAAACGGCCAAAGCAGCCATCGACGGGGCCAAAGCCGCTCTTAACAAAGCTCGTTTTCATGTATCGCTGACCAGTATTCGGGCACCTTTCGACGGGGTGATCAACCGAATTCCGTTTAAACGGGGAAGCCTGATTGAAGAAGGGGCGCTGCTCACCAGCATTTCCGATCTCCGCCAGATGTATGCCTACTTCAACGTATCGGAAAAAGAATACCTCGCCTTCGTTAAAAAACGGCACGACCCCAACAAAGCAACCGTCCGGGAAGTAGAGCTACTCCTGGCCGACGATTCGATCTATCCCTACAAAGGCAAAATTGAAACGACCGAGACTGTCTTTGAGGGCAACTCCGGCACCATTGCCTTCCGGGCTACCTTCCCAAACCCCAAACAATTGCTGCGGCATGGCGCTACGGGTAAAATCCGGATGAGCACCGATGTGGACGATGCACTTCTGGTACCGCAGAAAGCCGTCTTTGAAGTGCAGGACAAAAACTACGTTTACGTGATCGACGCTACAAATAAAGTTAAAAGCATAAGTTTTGTCCCCAGCAGCCGGGTCGACCAGTTTTATATCGTCCAATCGGGTCTGAAAGCGGGCGACCGCATTGTTTACGAAGGTATACAGGGTCTGAAAGATGGGATGACCATTGTACCAAAACCGCTGGCCGCCAAGAGTCTGCAAGCACTTTATGCCTCTGCCCGATAA
- a CDS encoding transcriptional regulator, AraC family (PFAM: helix-turn-helix- domain containing protein AraC type~SMART: Helix-turn-helix, AraC domain~KEGG: hypothetical protein) yields the protein MKLYIKYMVSMRCKMIVQAALDQLGLEHEPVELGEVELKTEIISEQRDELNRILVKVGLELMDNRKAILIERIKAVIIDLVHYASELPKINNSNYISEKLHYDYTYLANLFSEVTGSTIEKYIINQKIEKVKELILYDELNLTQIANKLNYSSVAHLSNQFKKVTGVTPRSYKQLSANKRIGLENVGVLVPFS from the coding sequence ATGAAACTCTACATCAAATATATGGTCAGTATGCGTTGTAAAATGATTGTACAGGCCGCACTCGATCAGCTCGGATTGGAGCATGAACCAGTCGAGTTAGGAGAGGTAGAACTTAAAACAGAAATTATAAGTGAACAGCGGGATGAATTGAACCGCATTTTGGTGAAAGTAGGCCTCGAATTGATGGATAATCGGAAAGCTATACTGATTGAACGAATAAAGGCAGTCATCATTGACCTCGTTCATTATGCCAGTGAATTGCCTAAAATTAATAACTCTAACTACATCAGCGAGAAACTACACTATGATTACACATACCTGGCTAACCTGTTCTCAGAGGTAACGGGTTCCACCATTGAGAAGTATATCATCAATCAGAAAATTGAAAAGGTAAAGGAATTGATACTTTATGATGAGCTTAATCTTACCCAAATAGCCAACAAACTGAATTATAGTAGCGTAGCGCATCTATCCAACCAGTTCAAAAAAGTAACAGGCGTGACGCCCCGTTCTTATAAACAACTCTCGGCTAATAAGCGAATTGGGCTTGAAAATGTAGGGGTTTTGGTACCGTTTAGTTAA
- a CDS encoding methyltransferase type 12 (KEGG: ppd:Ppro_0360 methyltransferase type 12), with amino-acid sequence MNKEPINLFGTDGIFRFHKTLIERHGAGTTRALGWQKIEGQTIRFDKLSQIGNLSGHSVLDAGCGHADLFSFLRKRFSSVTYYGCEQIPELLQIAVQRYKHEANVVLLQGDFLDEAMPITDYVLVSGSLNYGHTDDNFVYNAIETLFAKCRIALGFNLLSGRVGSDTLLRAYQPDDILNFCQTLSKSVQLQVGYWPDDFTVFVYKE; translated from the coding sequence ATGAATAAAGAGCCTATAAATTTGTTCGGTACGGATGGTATTTTCCGTTTTCACAAAACATTGATCGAACGGCACGGTGCCGGTACAACCCGGGCACTGGGGTGGCAGAAAATAGAAGGGCAGACCATACGCTTTGATAAGTTAAGCCAGATAGGAAATCTAAGCGGACATTCTGTGCTGGATGCCGGTTGTGGGCACGCCGATCTTTTTTCCTTTTTAAGAAAAAGGTTTTCTTCAGTTACGTATTATGGTTGTGAGCAAATACCAGAACTGCTCCAGATAGCTGTTCAGCGATACAAACACGAGGCCAATGTTGTGCTCCTGCAAGGCGACTTTCTCGACGAAGCCATGCCCATAACCGATTATGTACTGGTTAGCGGCTCACTCAATTATGGGCATACTGATGATAATTTTGTGTACAACGCTATTGAGACCCTGTTTGCCAAATGTCGTATCGCTTTAGGGTTTAACTTATTAAGTGGAAGGGTCGGGTCGGACACATTACTGAGAGCTTACCAACCCGACGACATACTCAACTTTTGCCAGACTCTATCAAAATCGGTGCAACTCCAGGTCGGCTATTGGCCGGATGATTTCACCGTTTTCGTCTACAAAGAGTAA
- a CDS encoding alkyl hydroperoxide reductase/ Thiol specific antioxidant/ Mal allergen (PFAM: alkyl hydroperoxide reductase/ Thiol specific antioxidant/ Mal allergen~KEGG: hch:HCH_02597 thiol-disulfide isomerase and thioredoxins), protein MIRLYRLIVLVLTIISCQTTVETQLPDVKANLFKAGTIDLQVATQNKVTLLTIWSIFCGPCLKELPELQTVYDRYKLNKRVTVLTLALNTNQELNRFLSTSDSADIYRKIFVHSGLKQLTLPILVGTTSPYQIENGSARLSDTKAADHLKRIFKFDAIPTTRIYDQGGKLIFEQKGVETSALGLRRYRLNLIKKLDSLATHH, encoded by the coding sequence ATGATAAGATTATATAGACTAATCGTATTAGTCCTGACAATCATCAGTTGCCAAACTACTGTTGAAACCCAGTTACCAGACGTCAAAGCCAACTTATTTAAGGCTGGTACAATCGATTTACAAGTAGCAACCCAAAATAAAGTTACTCTGCTGACTATATGGTCAATTTTTTGTGGTCCATGTCTTAAAGAATTACCTGAACTTCAAACTGTTTATGACCGGTATAAACTGAATAAACGAGTTACCGTTTTAACGTTAGCCCTAAACACAAATCAGGAGTTAAACCGCTTTTTGTCTACCTCTGATAGTGCCGACATTTACCGAAAAATATTTGTGCATTCAGGTTTGAAACAACTTACCCTTCCCATACTTGTCGGCACTACCTCACCTTATCAGATCGAAAACGGCAGTGCCCGCCTAAGCGATACAAAAGCGGCTGATCATTTGAAGCGGATATTTAAGTTCGATGCAATACCAACGACGCGTATTTACGATCAAGGTGGGAAGTTGATTTTTGAGCAGAAAGGAGTTGAAACATCGGCCTTGGGGCTACGTCGTTACCGACTAAACTTAATCAAGAAATTAGATAGTCTAGCGACCCATCATTAA
- a CDS encoding transporter, hydrophobe/amphiphile efflux-1 (HAE1) family (TIGRFAM: transporter, hydrophobe/amphiphile efflux- 1 (HAE1) family~PFAM: acriflavin resistance protein~KEGG: mfa:Mfla_0373 hydrophobe/amphiphile efflux-1 HAE1): MFNTFIKRPLLSTVISVLIVLLGVLALTGLPVTQFPDIVPPSVTVTTKYTGASADVCVKAVATPLERAINGVPNMTYMTSISGNDGSTLIQVFFKVGTDPDLAAVNVQNRVTTVMDELPEEVIKAGVVTEKEVNSMLLYLNIVSDDPKVDEKFIYNFADINVLAELKRIDGVGFAAIMGSRDYSMRVWLKPDRMTAYDISADEVIAGIRKQNVEAAPGKAGESADQTPQSLQYVLRYTGKFFEPAQYENIVLRANADGSLLRLKDIADVEFGSLDYGVLSKNDGRPSAAIMLKQRPGSNASDVIANVKARMAELKETSFPAGMTYNYAYDVSRFLDASIHEVIRTLIEAFVLVFLIVFLFLQDWRSTLICALAVPVALVGTFAFMSAIDFSINLLTLFALVLAIGIVVDNAIVVVEAVHAKMEEEHLTPRAATFAAMSDIAGAIVAITLVMSAVFVPVAFMSGPVGIFYRQFSLTLAIAIVISGVNALTLTPALCAILLRPMHGEKTGLLGRFFIKFNRGYESLASWYQGLLRRVVSRGIITWGLLLLFVLATWGISTVLPGGFIPTEDQGMLYVNVTTPVGATVSRTEKVLDAIEAVASEQESVDNVSTLAGFSLLTDGAGASYGMAMINLKPWEERNESMQELIATLEEKTKGITDASIQFFPPPTVPGFGNSSGFELRMLDKGRSDDLNKTAKVAGDFIDALKRRPEIGDAFTSFDPNFPQYMLHVDQEKASQKGVSIDNAMSTLQTLMGSYYASNFIRFGQMYKVMVQAAPSYRTKPEDVLSMRVKNDQGEMVPYSNFVSLERVYGPEQLTRYNMYTSAMINGDAAPGYSSGDVIKAIEEVAAKELPKGYAYEWSGMSREEVMSGDQAIYIFAICLVFVYLLLVAQYESLFLPLPVLLSLPTGVFGSFAFLQLAGLQNNIYAQVSLVMLIGLLGKNAILIVEFANQRQKEGLPIIEAALEGAVSRLRPILMTSFAFIAGLIPLCMASGAGALGNRSIGTAAAGGMFTGTIFGLVIIPGLYVIFAKLAERFASKNTEGDEPNSNHSKQTHADVVAVSTQPHVNGKVIHS, encoded by the coding sequence ATGTTCAATACTTTCATTAAAAGGCCCTTACTCTCAACGGTTATCTCCGTGTTGATCGTGTTGCTGGGCGTGCTGGCCCTTACCGGCCTGCCCGTTACGCAGTTTCCCGACATCGTCCCGCCGTCCGTAACGGTCACAACCAAATACACCGGAGCCAGCGCCGATGTGTGCGTTAAAGCGGTAGCGACTCCGCTCGAACGGGCCATCAATGGGGTGCCCAACATGACTTACATGACCTCTATTTCGGGGAATGACGGTTCCACTCTGATTCAGGTATTTTTTAAGGTAGGGACAGACCCCGATCTGGCGGCCGTCAACGTGCAGAACCGGGTAACAACGGTCATGGACGAACTCCCCGAAGAGGTAATTAAGGCCGGGGTCGTGACCGAAAAAGAGGTAAACAGTATGCTGCTCTACCTCAACATTGTGAGCGACGACCCGAAAGTGGATGAAAAATTCATCTATAACTTCGCCGATATCAACGTACTAGCCGAACTCAAGCGCATCGACGGGGTGGGCTTTGCTGCCATTATGGGCAGCCGGGATTACTCCATGCGTGTGTGGCTCAAACCCGACCGCATGACGGCCTATGACATCTCGGCCGATGAAGTCATTGCCGGTATTCGGAAACAGAACGTCGAAGCAGCCCCCGGAAAAGCGGGCGAAAGTGCCGACCAGACACCGCAATCACTACAGTATGTGCTTCGGTATACCGGCAAATTCTTTGAACCGGCCCAGTACGAGAACATTGTGCTACGGGCTAATGCCGACGGTTCACTGCTGCGCCTGAAAGATATAGCCGATGTTGAATTTGGCTCCCTCGACTACGGCGTACTCTCCAAAAACGACGGCCGCCCCTCAGCGGCTATCATGCTCAAGCAACGGCCCGGTTCCAACGCCAGCGACGTTATCGCCAACGTAAAAGCGCGTATGGCCGAGTTGAAAGAAACGTCGTTTCCGGCGGGTATGACGTACAATTATGCTTACGATGTGTCGCGCTTTCTGGATGCGTCCATCCACGAAGTGATCCGAACCCTCATCGAAGCCTTCGTGCTGGTGTTTCTCATCGTATTCCTCTTTTTGCAGGACTGGCGCTCAACGCTCATCTGTGCACTGGCGGTACCTGTGGCCCTAGTCGGCACGTTTGCCTTCATGAGCGCCATCGACTTTTCCATTAACCTGCTCACCCTGTTTGCGCTGGTGTTGGCCATCGGTATTGTGGTCGACAATGCCATTGTGGTGGTGGAGGCCGTTCACGCCAAGATGGAAGAAGAGCACCTTACACCACGAGCCGCCACCTTTGCCGCCATGAGCGACATTGCCGGGGCTATTGTAGCCATTACGCTGGTGATGTCGGCGGTGTTTGTACCAGTCGCGTTTATGTCGGGACCGGTGGGTATTTTCTACCGGCAGTTTTCGCTCACGCTGGCCATTGCCATTGTCATTTCGGGTGTTAACGCCCTCACGCTTACTCCCGCCCTTTGCGCCATTCTGCTCCGGCCGATGCACGGTGAGAAGACGGGGCTACTGGGTCGGTTCTTCATCAAATTCAACCGGGGATATGAGTCGCTGGCGAGCTGGTACCAGGGACTGCTCCGCCGGGTCGTGAGCCGGGGAATCATTACGTGGGGACTGCTGCTGCTGTTCGTTCTGGCGACCTGGGGCATCAGCACCGTGCTGCCGGGGGGCTTCATCCCGACGGAAGACCAGGGGATGCTGTACGTAAACGTAACCACGCCCGTGGGGGCCACCGTGAGCCGCACCGAGAAAGTACTGGACGCCATCGAAGCGGTTGCCTCCGAGCAGGAATCGGTCGATAACGTTTCGACACTGGCCGGGTTCAGTCTGCTCACCGACGGTGCCGGGGCTTCGTACGGTATGGCCATGATCAACCTCAAGCCCTGGGAAGAGCGGAACGAGTCGATGCAGGAGTTGATTGCCACCCTGGAAGAAAAAACAAAAGGCATCACCGACGCCAGCATTCAGTTTTTCCCTCCGCCTACGGTGCCGGGTTTCGGTAACTCAAGCGGGTTTGAACTGCGGATGCTTGACAAGGGCCGGAGCGACGACCTGAACAAAACGGCTAAAGTAGCAGGGGATTTTATCGACGCCCTGAAACGACGCCCCGAAATCGGGGATGCCTTTACCAGTTTCGACCCCAATTTCCCGCAGTACATGCTGCACGTCGACCAGGAGAAAGCGTCCCAGAAAGGGGTTTCCATCGACAATGCCATGAGCACCCTGCAAACCCTGATGGGGAGCTACTACGCGTCGAACTTTATCCGGTTCGGGCAGATGTACAAAGTGATGGTTCAGGCCGCTCCCAGCTACCGGACCAAACCCGAAGATGTGTTGTCGATGCGCGTTAAGAATGACCAGGGCGAAATGGTCCCGTATTCTAACTTCGTCAGTCTGGAGCGGGTGTACGGACCTGAACAGCTTACGCGCTACAACATGTACACCTCGGCGATGATCAACGGAGATGCCGCCCCCGGCTACAGTAGTGGCGACGTGATCAAGGCCATCGAGGAAGTAGCCGCCAAAGAACTCCCCAAAGGATACGCCTACGAATGGTCGGGGATGTCGCGGGAGGAGGTGATGTCGGGCGATCAGGCGATCTACATTTTCGCCATCTGTCTGGTGTTCGTTTACCTGCTGCTGGTGGCCCAGTACGAGAGTCTGTTTCTGCCCCTGCCGGTGCTGCTGTCCTTACCCACGGGCGTCTTCGGTTCGTTTGCCTTTCTGCAACTGGCGGGTCTGCAAAACAACATCTACGCGCAGGTATCGCTGGTCATGCTCATTGGCTTGCTGGGAAAAAACGCCATTCTGATCGTGGAGTTTGCCAACCAGCGTCAGAAAGAAGGGCTACCCATTATAGAAGCCGCACTAGAGGGGGCGGTATCGCGTCTGCGTCCCATTCTGATGACGTCCTTTGCCTTTATTGCCGGTCTGATTCCGCTTTGTATGGCGTCCGGGGCCGGTGCCCTGGGTAACCGCTCTATCGGTACGGCAGCGGCTGGCGGTATGTTTACCGGCACCATTTTCGGGCTGGTGATCATACCGGGGCTGTACGTCATCTTCGCCAAACTAGCCGAACGCTTCGCGTCCAAAAATACGGAGGGCGATGAGCCGAACTCCAATCATTCAAAACAAACCCATGCGGATGTCGTCGCTGTATCCACCCAACCTCACGTTAATGGAAAAGTCATTCATTCATAA
- a CDS encoding hypothetical protein (KEGG: rpc:RPC_2708 outer membrane autotransporter barrel), whose product MVTLLTLPKVVFGQTLNLGTTSGFALFTANGALTNAGASAIVGDIGTNVGAISGFETASVTGSTRPAGSTQSVQAALDVVSAYNSMGLFTCGTQIAAELGGQTLSPGVSCQSTASPTTLNGTLTLSGSGTFIIKLSSALVTATNSSIVLTNGATANNVFFRIEGAATLGTGSSFKGTILALGAIVLNTTNLEGRALSTTGAITLNASNVTNVAVANPLPVSLASFTVKAQPNHTVRIDWVTSLETNNKNFLIERSKDLRLFETVGVVSELAPMSNALKTYNMIDAMPYAGTSYYRLTQTDLNGKASVYPAVSVVLRDDAYGVFPNPVVGEGRFGLRLDEPETATVKFYSADGRALPLQKTGVESGNLLLKMSSKLATGVYLLTVEERGQARQHRIIIE is encoded by the coding sequence ATGGTAACCCTGCTGACTCTACCGAAAGTTGTGTTCGGTCAGACGCTTAACCTGGGGACCACATCCGGATTTGCACTGTTCACCGCAAACGGAGCACTTACCAATGCAGGGGCATCTGCTATAGTAGGCGATATTGGTACGAACGTGGGAGCCATTAGTGGTTTCGAAACGGCATCCGTAACGGGCAGTACCCGTCCTGCCGGCAGTACGCAGTCCGTGCAGGCGGCCCTTGATGTTGTATCGGCTTATAATTCGATGGGTTTATTTACCTGCGGTACCCAGATAGCCGCTGAGTTAGGCGGTCAGACGCTGTCGCCGGGAGTCTCCTGTCAGAGTACGGCTTCGCCTACCACCTTGAATGGAACGTTAACATTAAGCGGGTCAGGAACCTTCATTATCAAACTAAGTAGTGCTCTGGTCACCGCAACAAACTCCAGTATTGTGCTGACAAATGGTGCTACCGCTAACAATGTATTTTTCCGAATAGAAGGAGCGGCAACGCTGGGTACCGGTTCTTCGTTCAAGGGAACTATACTGGCCCTGGGTGCTATCGTCCTGAACACTACAAACCTTGAAGGAAGAGCCCTGTCGACAACCGGAGCCATTACCCTGAATGCCAGTAACGTTACGAATGTAGCAGTCGCCAACCCTCTGCCGGTTTCGCTGGCGTCCTTCACGGTAAAGGCGCAGCCCAATCATACTGTAAGAATAGACTGGGTAACATCGCTGGAAACCAATAATAAAAATTTCCTGATCGAGCGCAGCAAAGACTTAAGGCTCTTTGAGACCGTAGGTGTCGTGAGCGAACTGGCCCCTATGAGTAACGCTCTGAAGACTTACAATATGATTGACGCGATGCCTTATGCAGGTACCAGTTACTACCGCCTGACCCAAACCGATCTGAATGGTAAGGCCAGCGTTTACCCGGCTGTTTCGGTCGTGTTACGGGACGATGCCTATGGAGTATTTCCCAACCCGGTTGTGGGTGAAGGTAGGTTTGGCCTTCGGCTGGATGAGCCCGAAACGGCAACGGTAAAATTTTATAGTGCGGACGGACGTGCCTTACCACTTCAGAAGACGGGCGTTGAGTCGGGCAATCTTCTCCTGAAAATGAGCAGCAAACTCGCAACCGGGGTGTACCTACTAACCGTTGAAGAACGGGGTCAGGCCCGTCAGCACCGTATTATTATCGAGTAA